A part of Puntigrus tetrazona isolate hp1 chromosome 21, ASM1883169v1, whole genome shotgun sequence genomic DNA contains:
- the zgc:103482 gene encoding plasminogen activator inhibitor 1 RNA-binding protein yields MKELVEEMPDEGYGCAVANRFGQLLDDESDPFDILYAAGIEKKPKKKKDEPKKTSTTTKSGKKESQRDRKIVLPAVGGGQGQVRLARGEVEERIERRVTFERKFSDAETPLSFSVERPVDVLDRPVRGRGTGRGRGARGPGYPRSSDGFDQRGKREFERHSGSDRTSVRSEEKRSGSGSRNWGSMRDHMSEIEEGSPSEEVVENEETQEAVETDGETRPSETEEVIEVALEMTLDEWKALQEQSRPKVELNIRKADTSVPSKAVVIHKSKFLEKHHNGLDEEDVVFRRPANDITRQLEINFGSLARPSRGGRGGRGGRGRGAPSMPSQRSPQKLESAPNPDDPEDFPALA; encoded by the exons ATGAAGGAGCTAGTAGAGGAGATGCCTGACGAGGGCTACGGGTGCGCCGTTGCTAATCGTTTCGGCCAGCTGCTGGACGACGAATCCGACCCTTTCGACATCTTATACGCGGCGGGGATTGAAAAGAAaccgaagaagaagaaagacgaGCCAAAGAAAACCTCAACCACGACTAAATCTGGAAAGAAAGAGTCTCAGAGGGACAGGAAAATCGTTCTTCCAGCAGTCGGAGGTGGACAAG GCCAAGTCCGTCTTGCGCGCGGAGAAGTTGAGGAGCGAATAGAGAGACGCGTGACCTTTGAGCGCAAGTTCAGCGATGCTGAAACCCCTCTCAGTTTCTCCGTCGAGAG GCCTGTGGATGTGCTGGACAGGCCTGTCAGAGGAAGAGGTACAGGAAGAGGACGAGGAGCCCGAGGCCCAGGATATCCGAGATCCAGTGATGGATTTGACCAGAGGGGAAAGAGAGAGTTTGAGAGACACAGTGGCAGTGACCGAAC GAGTGTCCGTTCAGAAGAGAAGCGCAGCGGCAGTGGATCTCGCAACTGGGGCTCGATGAGAGACCATATGAG TGAAATTGAAGAGGGGTCACCTAGCGAAGAGGTCGTTGAAAACGAGGAGACCCAAGAGGCGGTCGAGACTGATGGAGAAACCAG ACCATCTGAGACAGAGGAAGTGATTGAGGTTGCCCTAGAGATGACACTGGATGAGTGGAAAGCCCTGCAGGAGCAAAGCAGGCCAAAGGTAGAGCTGAATATCCGTAAAGCAGATACCTCTGTGCCGTCGAAGGCCGTGGTCATCCATAAGTCCAAATTCCTGGAG AAACATCACAATGGCTTGGATGAGGAGGATGTGGTTTTCCGCCGCCCAGCCAATGACATCACCCGTCAGCTGGAGATCAACTTTGGCAGCCTGGCTCGGCCTTCTCGTGGTGGGAGAGGAGGACGAGGCGGTCGCGGCCGTGGGGCTCCATCCATGCCATCCCAAAGATCTCCTCAAAAACTCGAATCC GCTCCAAATCCAGATGATCCGGAAGATTTCCCTGCACTGGCCTAG
- the si:dkey-30k6.5 gene encoding zinc finger protein 708, with protein MTAVIHELLSSVMGVLVESVVSELSKHLSDFTTVLSEEWKRNKGTAVNKNRLKQANQAKTKEFADFMELLSKATVETMVKLIHDRISAQVLDATAKCQLLKQDKLNEDQTATSEPENNLLLDPEPNEDHEMESEHHENSAQDANAQHHQLSSAPTDVLASSLSLSESQPSTSTNVAAEERQGPFICESCGVSFNDAALLNIHNALHKDRPFNCLTCGNTFKMMKCLMKHQRFHSAPDLSIEFEATLNEEEFIVQLETCDAVNASLETLEVTTQEILQSDLDNEDVSCAVLENSQYATETLVQGLNITIENTDSPTPNTDTVKQSNDGMFRCKTCGKCFELRWKFINHVRAHVKHYKCSHCDKRFTMRSCLIRHAATHTGAQLFKCDICSKSFVFQASLEKHKRLHTAEKTVTCSNCQKVFPGKRSFGRHRCKAVETLYNCPVCDKRFKIKQNMLDHQTLHTGEKPYCCEICGAFYSCERYLKNHQKSHVEKTYDYPCELCDKRFSARKHLQAHMLVHTREKRYACDVCDKKFATSGNLNRHKAGHTGVKLYGCPVCLKRYTTAYALKMHMHKHTSSKPFLCDVCGKGFTSSDYMKRHKRIIHAGRRDCVCSICNKAFIFPSSLNQHMLVHTGEKHHERLVSPLLKKFSCDHCQKKFYSQAALTVHQRVHTKEKPYSCEVCGKRFGYSSSIQMHMRIHTGERPFGCDVCGKTFNQAVHLRTHQRVHTGLKSFSCESCGKKFVDLRNLKQHKCKYAM; from the exons ATGACGGCAGTCATTCACGAGTTACTGTCCTCCGTTATGGGGGTGTTAGTTGAAAGTGTCGTGTCGGAGTTGAGCAAACATCTCTCTGACTTCACGACTGTCTTGTCTGAGGAGTGGAAGCGCAACAAGGGGACCGCAGTGAACAAAAACAGACTTAAACAGGCCAATCAAGCCAAAACT AAGGAGTTTGCTGATTTCATGGAGCTGTTGAGTAAAGCCACAGTAGAGACGATGGTGAAACTGATTCACGATCGCATCTCAGCCCAAGTACTGGATGCTACAGCAAAGTGTCAGCTCTTAAAACAGGATAAGCTAAATG AGGATCAAACGGCCACATCTGAGCCTGAAAATAATCTGCTTCTCGATCCTGAACCGAACGAGGATCATGAAATGGAATCCGAACATCATGAAAACTCTGCGCAAGACGCAAATGCTCAGCACCATCAGCTGTCATCTGCACCCACCGATGTTTTGGCAAGCAGTTTAAGCTTGAGCGAGAGCCAGCCTTCCACAAGCACGAACGTAGCTGCTGAGGAGAGACAGGGGCCATTCATTTGTGAGTCCTGCGGAGTATCTTTCAATGACGCGGCCCTGTTAAACATTCACAATGCTTTACACAAAGACAGACCTTTCAATTGTCTGACATGTGGGAATACTTTCAAAATGATGAAGTGCTTGATGAAACACCAGAGATTTCACTCAGCTCCGGATTTGAGTATCGAGTTCGAAGCCACTCTGAATGAAGAAGAATTCATTGTGCAGCTCGAAACCTGCGATGCGGTCAATGCATCCCTGGAAACACTAGAGGTCACCACACAAG AAATTCTCCAAAGTGACTTGGACAACGAAGACGTATCTTGTGCCGTTTTGGAAAACAGTCAGTACGCGACGGAAACGCTCGTGCAAGGTTTAAATATTACCATCGAAAACACAGACAGCCCCACACCTAACACAGATACAGTAAAGCAGTCCAACGACGGTATGTTCCGGTGCAAAACGTGCGGGAAGTGTTTTGAGCTGCGGTGGAAGTTCATCAACCACGTCCGGGCTCATgtgaaacattacaaatgttCGCATTGCGACAAGCGCTTTACGATGAGAAGCTGCCTCATCAGACACGCGGCGACGCACACCGGAGCCCAGCTATTCAAATGCGATATATGCTCCAAGTCTTTCGTGTTTCAGGCCTCCCTGGAAAAGCACAAGCGCCTTCACACGGCGGAAAAGACGGTGACCTGTTCGAACTGTCAGAAAGTGTTTCCCGGCAAGCGTTCGTTCGGCAGGCACCGATGCAAAGCGGTCGAAACGCTCTACAACTGTCCCGTGTGCGACAAGCGgttcaaaatcaaacaaaacatgctCGACCACCAAACGCTGCACACCGGCGAGAAGCCCTACTGCTGCGAGATATGCGGCGCTTTTTACAGCTGCGAGCGGTATTTGAAAAACCACCAGAAGAGCCACGTCGAGAAAACCTACGACTATCCGTGCGAGCTCTGCGATAAACGCTTCAGCGCTCGCAAGCATTTGCAGGCGCACATGCTCGTGCACACGAGGGAAAAGCGGTACGCGTGCGATGTTTGCGATAAAAAGTTCGCCACCTCTGGAAACCTCAACAGACACAAAGCCGGCCACACGGGAGTGAAGCTGTACGGCTGCCCCGTGTGTTTGAAAAGGTACACCACGGCGTACGCCCTGAAGatgcacatgcacaaacacacctcGAGCAAACCGTTTCTTTGCGACGTTTGCGGTAAGGGGTTTACCAGTTCGGACTACATGAAAAGGCACAAGCGAATCATTCACGCGGGAAGAAGGGACTGCGTTTGCTCCATCTGCAATAAGGCCTTCATATTCCCCAGCTCTCTTAATCAGCACATGCTCGTGCACACCGGGGAGAAGCATCACGAGCGACTGGTCAGTCCTTTGTTGAAGAAGTTCAGTTGCGATCACTGCCAAAAGAAGTTCTACTCGCAAGCCGCTCTCACGGTGCACCAGAGGGTCCACACGAAAGAAAAGCCGTATAGTTGCGAGGTTTGTGGGAAGAGGTTCGGGTATTCCAGCAGTATTCAGATGCACATGAGAATCCACACGGGGGAGAGACCTTTCGGGTGCGATGTTTGCGGTAAGACGTTCAATCAGGCCGTGCATCTGAGGACCCACCAGCGCGTGCACACCGGTCTCAAGTCGTTCAGCTGTGAGAGCTGCGGGAAGAAGTTTGTGGATCTTAGAAACCttaaacaacataaatgtaaatacgcCATGTAA
- the LOC122326134 gene encoding heat shock protein beta-11, translated as MLCPSTFQPHLSPFADFHWPVRSLWPETRPLFFQIEKEMMRHMQEMRHNLEFMERLHQRIFDEIDHVSPMTAFKPISFQLGKEGSRYALTLDTKDFTPEELSVKQVGRKLRVSGKTEKKQDDGKGSFSYRCQEFRQEFDLPEGVNPEMVTCSLDNGQLQIQAPKEAGAVSNERVIPITYTPAVKSSGPQSPQPESQAAEPEATDN; from the coding sequence ATGCTCTGCCCAAGCACATTTCAGCCTCACCTCAGCCCATTCGCGGACTTCCACTGGCCAGTGCGCAGCCTGTGGCCAGAGACCAGACCTCTGTTCTTTCAGATCGAGAAAGAAATGATGAGACACATGCAGGAGATGAGGCACAACCTGGAGTTCATGGAACGTCTGCACCAGAGGATTTTCGACGAGATCGACCACGTTTCACCTATGACGGCTTTCAAACCCATCTCATTCCAGCTCGGGAAAGAAGGAAGCCGGTATGCGCTGACGCTAGATACAAAGGATTTCACTCCGGAGGAGCTGTCTGTCAAACAAGTGGGCAGGAAGTTGCGGGTGAGCGGCAAGACAGAGAAGAAGCAGGACGATGGGAAAGGATCGTTCTCGTACAGATGCCAAGAGTTCAGACAGGAGTTTGACCTTCCTGAAGGGGTGAATCCTGAGATGGTGACCTGCTCTTTAGATAATGGCCAGCTACAGATACAAGCACCCAAAGAAGCCGGTGCTGTGAGCAACGAGAGAGTGATTCCCATTACATATACTCCTGCTGTGAAAAGTTCTGGTCCTCAGAGCCCTCAACCTGAGAGCCAAGCAGCTGAGCCAGAGGCTACAGATAACTGA